Proteins from one Sphaeramia orbicularis chromosome 17, fSphaOr1.1, whole genome shotgun sequence genomic window:
- the LOC115437560 gene encoding uncharacterized protein LOC115437560 isoform X4: MMRFILDCLRRPASTSPKDKGDNDVVETDERVLSKTAEIRELENAVAVENLELKEQQSDRKELEETLVKLEQHKDKLVQQIKSTRQLCYEESQQILSLQAEEVQKENQVEEYERELARARWRLRKLREEVRQAKRKLEEAGERNMPLQDSIKQSYEEILQEEHTLCSMSGGAVTPESQLDSTSPTDTTEDEPIPVRPWGRSQSLPAYADLIMGTSGSSFCNNLAHTRQKVDDSGSSSTKMERSDVEDDLEELDQNNEEMEKVILKKDTTQNSSPFSQLDFYQDDPFAHCQTDHDLFNEVLFPKTDSSDGFASDPFKGSDPFGQDILFPDTNVIADEEAANVADDADVSLSCGENKASTGTQCFESEFPGEDSDIELSYSREDLEAIAGVSEDTLGFKPIQSSSDELGPELIREWTSRGQYSVESDPNGYELDPNAVSPPEVEEYRLGPLTGEITMEEKAELEKGVTSGVVVSELDEQGLLDRDVISSQGVEWVNKTEPQVLADPQDTLDSQNTFIQPDSDQQLSFDLSYEAASQSSFDPYGFKLSPEHSSHTLLDPDEAQLSPDPSEQDLTFDPEPCSSSPPDQLNFDPYGFDMISSKMVHDFDPYGFKINPEQENQEVLDVCGHENKEIDFGSYPNEEQVEHPNHSNQKTQEPHENQEVLSPCSHNKLLEHCSHQDILDFSCPENQEVLQLGSNSNQELLDFSYVENQEVQVCDSHDNYKLLHLSSNEDEETPDIGGHENQEVLELVSTEVFPEANNNQCIQESNYSSDSDMTSEVSNCPSTMDLQGLELSNTSICTTETTNINAIDTLNTAVGIASANQDLTTSNNPVSHSLLEGDLGSVFRSGGYIGCPDVADDLEPLDRRQVNPVTEPVRPVRPVRPPRPSLRGKGKAQTQAQDIDLK; this comes from the exons GGACAACGATGTTGTGGAAACAGATGAGAGGGTCCTCAGCAAGACAGCCGAGATCAGA GAGCTGGAAAATGCAGTAGCAGTAGAGAACTTGGAGCTGAAAGAACAGCAGTCGGACCGCAAGGAGCTGGAGGAAACTCTGGTTAAGTTAGAGCAACACAAAGACAAGCTGGTTCAGCAGATAAAATCCACTCGACAGCTCTGCTATGAAGAGAGTCAGCAG ATCCTGTCTCTTCAGGCAGAGGAGGTGCAGAAGGAAAACCAGGTGGAGGAGTATGAGAGAGAGCTGGCCAGAGCCAGGTGGAGGCTGAGAAAGctcagagaggaggtcagacaggccAAGAGGAAGCTAGAGGAGGCTGGGGAGAGGAACATGCCTCTGCAAGATTCCATTAAACAGTCCTATGAAGAGATCCTGCAG GAGGAGCACACTCTTTGTTCTATGTCAGGAGGTGCAGTGACACCAGAGAGCCAGCTGGACTCCACATCTCCTACTGACACCACTGAAGATGAGCCGATTCCTGTAAGGCCATGGGGGAGAAGCCAATCACTGCCTGCCTATGCAGACCTTATAATG GGAACCAGTGGTTCATCCTTCTGCAATAATCTAGCACATACGAGACAGAAAGTAGATGACAGCGGGTCAAGCTCAACAAAG atgGAAAGATCGGACGTGGAGGATGATCTTGAGGAATTGGACCAAAATAATGAGGAAATGGAAAAAGTGATACTGAAGAAAGATACCACTCAAAACTCAAGTCCTTTCAGTCAACTGGACTTCTACCAAGATGACCCCTTTGCTCACTGTCAGACTGACC ATGACCTCTTTAATGAAGTCCTGTTCCCTAAAACAGACTCTTCTG ATGGATTTGCTTCTGACCCGTTTAAAGGTAGTGACCCCTTTGGACAAGATATTTTGTTCCCTGACACAAATGTCATCGCTGATGAGGAAGCAGCAAATGTGGCTGATGATGCAGATGTTAGTCTGTCCTGTGGTGAAAACAAAGCCTCAACAGGAACTCAGTGCTTTGAGTCTGAGTTCCCTGGTGAAGACAGTGACATAGAACTCAGCTACAGTAGAGAGGACCTGGAGGCCATTGCAGGGGTCAGTGAAGATACTCTTGGATTTAAACCCATCCAGAGCTCATCTGACGAGTTGGGGCCAGAGCTCATTCGGGAATGGACATCACGAGGTCAGTATTCCGTAGAATCTGACCCTAATGGATATGAGTTGGACCCCAATGCTGTCTCCCCCCCCGAGGTTGAAGAATACAGACTGGGACCTCTAACTGGAGAGATTACCATGGAGGAAAAAGCAGAACTGGAAAAAG GTGTGACGTCTGGTGTAGTTGTCTCTGAGCTTGATGAACAAGGCCTGCTGGATCGAGATGTAATCTCCTCTCAGGGGGTAGAATGGGTTAACAAGACAGAACCGCAAGTCCTTGCTGATCCCCAAGACACACTTGACTCCCAGAACACCTTCATCCAGCCTGATTCAGATCAACAGTTAAGCTTTGATTTGAGCTATGAAGCAGCAAGTCAGTCTTCCTTTGACCCATATGGGTTTAAACTTAGTCCTGAGCATTCTAGCCACACCCTTTTAGACCCAGATGAAGCACAACTAAGCCCAGATCCCTCTGAGCAGGATCTGACGTTTGATCCTGAGCCTTGTTCTTCTTCTCCACCAGACCAACTGAACTTTGATCCTTATGGATTTGACATGATTTCCTCTAAAATGGTCCATGACTTTGACCCTTATGGCTTTAAGATTAACCCTGAGCAAGAGAACCAGGAGGTACTTGACGTTTGTGGCCACGAAAACAAGGAAATTGACTTTGGCAGCTATCCCAACGAGGAGCAAGTAGAACACCCAAACCATAGCAACCAGAAAACACAGGAACCTCATGAAAACCAAGAAGTACTTAGCCCTTGCAGCCACAACAAATTGCTAGAACATTGCAGCCATCAGGATATTTTAGATTTCTCTTGTCCTGAAAACCAAGAAGTTCTACAATTAGGTAGCAACAGCAACCAGGAACTTCTAGATTTCtcttatgtagaaaatcaggaAGTGCAAGTTTGTGATAGCCATGACAACTACAAGCTCCTCCATCTCAGTAGcaatgaagatgaagaaacaCCAGATATAGGTGGCCATGAAAACCAGGAGGTGCTGGAGTTGGTGAGCACAGAAGTTTTTCCTGAAGCAAACAACAACCAGTGCATCCAGGAGTCCAATTACAGCTCAGACAGCGATATGACTTCAGAAGTGTCCAACTGTCCATCCACTATGGACCTACAGGGATTGGAACTGAGCAACACCAGCATCTGCACTACTGAGACCACAAATATCAATGCCATTGACACCCTCAACACTGCTGTCGGTATCGCGTCTGCCAACCAAGACCTCACAACTTCCAACAACCCCGTCAGTCACAGTTTGTTAGAAGGTGATCTGGGTTCCGTGTTTCGGTCTGGAGGATATATCGGTTGTCCTGATGTTGCTGATGATCTAGAGCCTCTTGACAGACGGCAGGTTAACCCAGTGACGGAGCCAgtgcgaccagtcagaccagttagGCCTCCCCGGCCGTCACTCAGG GGCAAAGGAAAGGCTCAGACCCAGGCTCAGGACATCGACCTGAAGTGA
- the LOC115437560 gene encoding uncharacterized protein LOC115437560 isoform X2: protein MEEPAMQQEKIEGSWEVAGHNGAGWKNESTLTSLLKHSCLLCWSSPRDNDVVETDERVLSKTAEIRELENAVAVENLELKEQQSDRKELEETLVKLEQHKDKLVQQIKSTRQLCYEESQQILSLQAEEVQKENQVEEYERELARARWRLRKLREEVRQAKRKLEEAGERNMPLQDSIKQSYEEILQEEHTLCSMSGGAVTPESQLDSTSPTDTTEDEPIPVRPWGRSQSLPAYADLIMGTSGSSFCNNLAHTRQKVDDSGSSSTKMERSDVEDDLEELDQNNEEMEKVILKKDTTQNSSPFSQLDFYQDDPFAHCQTDHDLFNEVLFPKTDSSDGFASDPFKGSDPFGQDILFPDTNVIADEEAANVADDADVSLSCGENKASTGTQCFESEFPGEDSDIELSYSREDLEAIAGVSEDTLGFKPIQSSSDELGPELIREWTSRGQYSVESDPNGYELDPNAVSPPEVEEYRLGPLTGEITMEEKAELEKGVTSGVVVSELDEQGLLDRDVISSQGVEWVNKTEPQVLADPQDTLDSQNTFIQPDSDQQLSFDLSYEAASQSSFDPYGFKLSPEHSSHTLLDPDEAQLSPDPSEQDLTFDPEPCSSSPPDQLNFDPYGFDMISSKMVHDFDPYGFKINPEQENQEVLDVCGHENKEIDFGSYPNEEQVEHPNHSNQKTQEPHENQEVLSPCSHNKLLEHCSHQDILDFSCPENQEVLQLGSNSNQELLDFSYVENQEVQVCDSHDNYKLLHLSSNEDEETPDIGGHENQEVLELVSTEVFPEANNNQCIQESNYSSDSDMTSEVSNCPSTMDLQGLELSNTSICTTETTNINAIDTLNTAVGIASANQDLTTSNNPVSHSLLEGDLGSVFRSGGYIGCPDVADDLEPLDRRQVNPVTEPVRPVRPVRPPRPSLRGKGKAQTQAQDIDLK from the exons atggaggaaccAGCAATGCAGCAGGAAAAAATAGAAGGATCATGGGAGGTAGCGGGGCATAATGGAGCAGGCTGGAAGAATGAATCAACCCTAACCTCCCTGCTTAAACACTCATGTCTTCTCTGCTGGTCATCTCCCAGGGACAACGATGTTGTGGAAACAGATGAGAGGGTCCTCAGCAAGACAGCCGAGATCAGA GAGCTGGAAAATGCAGTAGCAGTAGAGAACTTGGAGCTGAAAGAACAGCAGTCGGACCGCAAGGAGCTGGAGGAAACTCTGGTTAAGTTAGAGCAACACAAAGACAAGCTGGTTCAGCAGATAAAATCCACTCGACAGCTCTGCTATGAAGAGAGTCAGCAG ATCCTGTCTCTTCAGGCAGAGGAGGTGCAGAAGGAAAACCAGGTGGAGGAGTATGAGAGAGAGCTGGCCAGAGCCAGGTGGAGGCTGAGAAAGctcagagaggaggtcagacaggccAAGAGGAAGCTAGAGGAGGCTGGGGAGAGGAACATGCCTCTGCAAGATTCCATTAAACAGTCCTATGAAGAGATCCTGCAG GAGGAGCACACTCTTTGTTCTATGTCAGGAGGTGCAGTGACACCAGAGAGCCAGCTGGACTCCACATCTCCTACTGACACCACTGAAGATGAGCCGATTCCTGTAAGGCCATGGGGGAGAAGCCAATCACTGCCTGCCTATGCAGACCTTATAATG GGAACCAGTGGTTCATCCTTCTGCAATAATCTAGCACATACGAGACAGAAAGTAGATGACAGCGGGTCAAGCTCAACAAAG atgGAAAGATCGGACGTGGAGGATGATCTTGAGGAATTGGACCAAAATAATGAGGAAATGGAAAAAGTGATACTGAAGAAAGATACCACTCAAAACTCAAGTCCTTTCAGTCAACTGGACTTCTACCAAGATGACCCCTTTGCTCACTGTCAGACTGACC ATGACCTCTTTAATGAAGTCCTGTTCCCTAAAACAGACTCTTCTG ATGGATTTGCTTCTGACCCGTTTAAAGGTAGTGACCCCTTTGGACAAGATATTTTGTTCCCTGACACAAATGTCATCGCTGATGAGGAAGCAGCAAATGTGGCTGATGATGCAGATGTTAGTCTGTCCTGTGGTGAAAACAAAGCCTCAACAGGAACTCAGTGCTTTGAGTCTGAGTTCCCTGGTGAAGACAGTGACATAGAACTCAGCTACAGTAGAGAGGACCTGGAGGCCATTGCAGGGGTCAGTGAAGATACTCTTGGATTTAAACCCATCCAGAGCTCATCTGACGAGTTGGGGCCAGAGCTCATTCGGGAATGGACATCACGAGGTCAGTATTCCGTAGAATCTGACCCTAATGGATATGAGTTGGACCCCAATGCTGTCTCCCCCCCCGAGGTTGAAGAATACAGACTGGGACCTCTAACTGGAGAGATTACCATGGAGGAAAAAGCAGAACTGGAAAAAG GTGTGACGTCTGGTGTAGTTGTCTCTGAGCTTGATGAACAAGGCCTGCTGGATCGAGATGTAATCTCCTCTCAGGGGGTAGAATGGGTTAACAAGACAGAACCGCAAGTCCTTGCTGATCCCCAAGACACACTTGACTCCCAGAACACCTTCATCCAGCCTGATTCAGATCAACAGTTAAGCTTTGATTTGAGCTATGAAGCAGCAAGTCAGTCTTCCTTTGACCCATATGGGTTTAAACTTAGTCCTGAGCATTCTAGCCACACCCTTTTAGACCCAGATGAAGCACAACTAAGCCCAGATCCCTCTGAGCAGGATCTGACGTTTGATCCTGAGCCTTGTTCTTCTTCTCCACCAGACCAACTGAACTTTGATCCTTATGGATTTGACATGATTTCCTCTAAAATGGTCCATGACTTTGACCCTTATGGCTTTAAGATTAACCCTGAGCAAGAGAACCAGGAGGTACTTGACGTTTGTGGCCACGAAAACAAGGAAATTGACTTTGGCAGCTATCCCAACGAGGAGCAAGTAGAACACCCAAACCATAGCAACCAGAAAACACAGGAACCTCATGAAAACCAAGAAGTACTTAGCCCTTGCAGCCACAACAAATTGCTAGAACATTGCAGCCATCAGGATATTTTAGATTTCTCTTGTCCTGAAAACCAAGAAGTTCTACAATTAGGTAGCAACAGCAACCAGGAACTTCTAGATTTCtcttatgtagaaaatcaggaAGTGCAAGTTTGTGATAGCCATGACAACTACAAGCTCCTCCATCTCAGTAGcaatgaagatgaagaaacaCCAGATATAGGTGGCCATGAAAACCAGGAGGTGCTGGAGTTGGTGAGCACAGAAGTTTTTCCTGAAGCAAACAACAACCAGTGCATCCAGGAGTCCAATTACAGCTCAGACAGCGATATGACTTCAGAAGTGTCCAACTGTCCATCCACTATGGACCTACAGGGATTGGAACTGAGCAACACCAGCATCTGCACTACTGAGACCACAAATATCAATGCCATTGACACCCTCAACACTGCTGTCGGTATCGCGTCTGCCAACCAAGACCTCACAACTTCCAACAACCCCGTCAGTCACAGTTTGTTAGAAGGTGATCTGGGTTCCGTGTTTCGGTCTGGAGGATATATCGGTTGTCCTGATGTTGCTGATGATCTAGAGCCTCTTGACAGACGGCAGGTTAACCCAGTGACGGAGCCAgtgcgaccagtcagaccagttagGCCTCCCCGGCCGTCACTCAGG GGCAAAGGAAAGGCTCAGACCCAGGCTCAGGACATCGACCTGAAGTGA
- the LOC115437560 gene encoding uncharacterized protein LOC115437560 isoform X1, giving the protein MEEPAMQQEKIEGSWEVAGHNGAGWKNESTLTSLLKHSCLLCWSSPRDNDVVETDERVLSKTAEIRVRRPQHLALELENAVAVENLELKEQQSDRKELEETLVKLEQHKDKLVQQIKSTRQLCYEESQQILSLQAEEVQKENQVEEYERELARARWRLRKLREEVRQAKRKLEEAGERNMPLQDSIKQSYEEILQEEHTLCSMSGGAVTPESQLDSTSPTDTTEDEPIPVRPWGRSQSLPAYADLIMGTSGSSFCNNLAHTRQKVDDSGSSSTKMERSDVEDDLEELDQNNEEMEKVILKKDTTQNSSPFSQLDFYQDDPFAHCQTDHDLFNEVLFPKTDSSDGFASDPFKGSDPFGQDILFPDTNVIADEEAANVADDADVSLSCGENKASTGTQCFESEFPGEDSDIELSYSREDLEAIAGVSEDTLGFKPIQSSSDELGPELIREWTSRGQYSVESDPNGYELDPNAVSPPEVEEYRLGPLTGEITMEEKAELEKGVTSGVVVSELDEQGLLDRDVISSQGVEWVNKTEPQVLADPQDTLDSQNTFIQPDSDQQLSFDLSYEAASQSSFDPYGFKLSPEHSSHTLLDPDEAQLSPDPSEQDLTFDPEPCSSSPPDQLNFDPYGFDMISSKMVHDFDPYGFKINPEQENQEVLDVCGHENKEIDFGSYPNEEQVEHPNHSNQKTQEPHENQEVLSPCSHNKLLEHCSHQDILDFSCPENQEVLQLGSNSNQELLDFSYVENQEVQVCDSHDNYKLLHLSSNEDEETPDIGGHENQEVLELVSTEVFPEANNNQCIQESNYSSDSDMTSEVSNCPSTMDLQGLELSNTSICTTETTNINAIDTLNTAVGIASANQDLTTSNNPVSHSLLEGDLGSVFRSGGYIGCPDVADDLEPLDRRQVNPVTEPVRPVRPVRPPRPSLRGKGKAQTQAQDIDLK; this is encoded by the exons atggaggaaccAGCAATGCAGCAGGAAAAAATAGAAGGATCATGGGAGGTAGCGGGGCATAATGGAGCAGGCTGGAAGAATGAATCAACCCTAACCTCCCTGCTTAAACACTCATGTCTTCTCTGCTGGTCATCTCCCAGGGACAACGATGTTGTGGAAACAGATGAGAGGGTCCTCAGCAAGACAGCCGAGATCAGAGTAAGAAGACCGCAGCACCTagcgctg GAGCTGGAAAATGCAGTAGCAGTAGAGAACTTGGAGCTGAAAGAACAGCAGTCGGACCGCAAGGAGCTGGAGGAAACTCTGGTTAAGTTAGAGCAACACAAAGACAAGCTGGTTCAGCAGATAAAATCCACTCGACAGCTCTGCTATGAAGAGAGTCAGCAG ATCCTGTCTCTTCAGGCAGAGGAGGTGCAGAAGGAAAACCAGGTGGAGGAGTATGAGAGAGAGCTGGCCAGAGCCAGGTGGAGGCTGAGAAAGctcagagaggaggtcagacaggccAAGAGGAAGCTAGAGGAGGCTGGGGAGAGGAACATGCCTCTGCAAGATTCCATTAAACAGTCCTATGAAGAGATCCTGCAG GAGGAGCACACTCTTTGTTCTATGTCAGGAGGTGCAGTGACACCAGAGAGCCAGCTGGACTCCACATCTCCTACTGACACCACTGAAGATGAGCCGATTCCTGTAAGGCCATGGGGGAGAAGCCAATCACTGCCTGCCTATGCAGACCTTATAATG GGAACCAGTGGTTCATCCTTCTGCAATAATCTAGCACATACGAGACAGAAAGTAGATGACAGCGGGTCAAGCTCAACAAAG atgGAAAGATCGGACGTGGAGGATGATCTTGAGGAATTGGACCAAAATAATGAGGAAATGGAAAAAGTGATACTGAAGAAAGATACCACTCAAAACTCAAGTCCTTTCAGTCAACTGGACTTCTACCAAGATGACCCCTTTGCTCACTGTCAGACTGACC ATGACCTCTTTAATGAAGTCCTGTTCCCTAAAACAGACTCTTCTG ATGGATTTGCTTCTGACCCGTTTAAAGGTAGTGACCCCTTTGGACAAGATATTTTGTTCCCTGACACAAATGTCATCGCTGATGAGGAAGCAGCAAATGTGGCTGATGATGCAGATGTTAGTCTGTCCTGTGGTGAAAACAAAGCCTCAACAGGAACTCAGTGCTTTGAGTCTGAGTTCCCTGGTGAAGACAGTGACATAGAACTCAGCTACAGTAGAGAGGACCTGGAGGCCATTGCAGGGGTCAGTGAAGATACTCTTGGATTTAAACCCATCCAGAGCTCATCTGACGAGTTGGGGCCAGAGCTCATTCGGGAATGGACATCACGAGGTCAGTATTCCGTAGAATCTGACCCTAATGGATATGAGTTGGACCCCAATGCTGTCTCCCCCCCCGAGGTTGAAGAATACAGACTGGGACCTCTAACTGGAGAGATTACCATGGAGGAAAAAGCAGAACTGGAAAAAG GTGTGACGTCTGGTGTAGTTGTCTCTGAGCTTGATGAACAAGGCCTGCTGGATCGAGATGTAATCTCCTCTCAGGGGGTAGAATGGGTTAACAAGACAGAACCGCAAGTCCTTGCTGATCCCCAAGACACACTTGACTCCCAGAACACCTTCATCCAGCCTGATTCAGATCAACAGTTAAGCTTTGATTTGAGCTATGAAGCAGCAAGTCAGTCTTCCTTTGACCCATATGGGTTTAAACTTAGTCCTGAGCATTCTAGCCACACCCTTTTAGACCCAGATGAAGCACAACTAAGCCCAGATCCCTCTGAGCAGGATCTGACGTTTGATCCTGAGCCTTGTTCTTCTTCTCCACCAGACCAACTGAACTTTGATCCTTATGGATTTGACATGATTTCCTCTAAAATGGTCCATGACTTTGACCCTTATGGCTTTAAGATTAACCCTGAGCAAGAGAACCAGGAGGTACTTGACGTTTGTGGCCACGAAAACAAGGAAATTGACTTTGGCAGCTATCCCAACGAGGAGCAAGTAGAACACCCAAACCATAGCAACCAGAAAACACAGGAACCTCATGAAAACCAAGAAGTACTTAGCCCTTGCAGCCACAACAAATTGCTAGAACATTGCAGCCATCAGGATATTTTAGATTTCTCTTGTCCTGAAAACCAAGAAGTTCTACAATTAGGTAGCAACAGCAACCAGGAACTTCTAGATTTCtcttatgtagaaaatcaggaAGTGCAAGTTTGTGATAGCCATGACAACTACAAGCTCCTCCATCTCAGTAGcaatgaagatgaagaaacaCCAGATATAGGTGGCCATGAAAACCAGGAGGTGCTGGAGTTGGTGAGCACAGAAGTTTTTCCTGAAGCAAACAACAACCAGTGCATCCAGGAGTCCAATTACAGCTCAGACAGCGATATGACTTCAGAAGTGTCCAACTGTCCATCCACTATGGACCTACAGGGATTGGAACTGAGCAACACCAGCATCTGCACTACTGAGACCACAAATATCAATGCCATTGACACCCTCAACACTGCTGTCGGTATCGCGTCTGCCAACCAAGACCTCACAACTTCCAACAACCCCGTCAGTCACAGTTTGTTAGAAGGTGATCTGGGTTCCGTGTTTCGGTCTGGAGGATATATCGGTTGTCCTGATGTTGCTGATGATCTAGAGCCTCTTGACAGACGGCAGGTTAACCCAGTGACGGAGCCAgtgcgaccagtcagaccagttagGCCTCCCCGGCCGTCACTCAGG GGCAAAGGAAAGGCTCAGACCCAGGCTCAGGACATCGACCTGAAGTGA
- the LOC115437560 gene encoding uncharacterized protein LOC115437560 isoform X3, which translates to MMRFILDCLRRPASTSPKDKGDNDVVETDERVLSKTAEIRVRRPQHLALELENAVAVENLELKEQQSDRKELEETLVKLEQHKDKLVQQIKSTRQLCYEESQQILSLQAEEVQKENQVEEYERELARARWRLRKLREEVRQAKRKLEEAGERNMPLQDSIKQSYEEILQEEHTLCSMSGGAVTPESQLDSTSPTDTTEDEPIPVRPWGRSQSLPAYADLIMGTSGSSFCNNLAHTRQKVDDSGSSSTKMERSDVEDDLEELDQNNEEMEKVILKKDTTQNSSPFSQLDFYQDDPFAHCQTDHDLFNEVLFPKTDSSDGFASDPFKGSDPFGQDILFPDTNVIADEEAANVADDADVSLSCGENKASTGTQCFESEFPGEDSDIELSYSREDLEAIAGVSEDTLGFKPIQSSSDELGPELIREWTSRGQYSVESDPNGYELDPNAVSPPEVEEYRLGPLTGEITMEEKAELEKGVTSGVVVSELDEQGLLDRDVISSQGVEWVNKTEPQVLADPQDTLDSQNTFIQPDSDQQLSFDLSYEAASQSSFDPYGFKLSPEHSSHTLLDPDEAQLSPDPSEQDLTFDPEPCSSSPPDQLNFDPYGFDMISSKMVHDFDPYGFKINPEQENQEVLDVCGHENKEIDFGSYPNEEQVEHPNHSNQKTQEPHENQEVLSPCSHNKLLEHCSHQDILDFSCPENQEVLQLGSNSNQELLDFSYVENQEVQVCDSHDNYKLLHLSSNEDEETPDIGGHENQEVLELVSTEVFPEANNNQCIQESNYSSDSDMTSEVSNCPSTMDLQGLELSNTSICTTETTNINAIDTLNTAVGIASANQDLTTSNNPVSHSLLEGDLGSVFRSGGYIGCPDVADDLEPLDRRQVNPVTEPVRPVRPVRPPRPSLRGKGKAQTQAQDIDLK; encoded by the exons GGACAACGATGTTGTGGAAACAGATGAGAGGGTCCTCAGCAAGACAGCCGAGATCAGAGTAAGAAGACCGCAGCACCTagcgctg GAGCTGGAAAATGCAGTAGCAGTAGAGAACTTGGAGCTGAAAGAACAGCAGTCGGACCGCAAGGAGCTGGAGGAAACTCTGGTTAAGTTAGAGCAACACAAAGACAAGCTGGTTCAGCAGATAAAATCCACTCGACAGCTCTGCTATGAAGAGAGTCAGCAG ATCCTGTCTCTTCAGGCAGAGGAGGTGCAGAAGGAAAACCAGGTGGAGGAGTATGAGAGAGAGCTGGCCAGAGCCAGGTGGAGGCTGAGAAAGctcagagaggaggtcagacaggccAAGAGGAAGCTAGAGGAGGCTGGGGAGAGGAACATGCCTCTGCAAGATTCCATTAAACAGTCCTATGAAGAGATCCTGCAG GAGGAGCACACTCTTTGTTCTATGTCAGGAGGTGCAGTGACACCAGAGAGCCAGCTGGACTCCACATCTCCTACTGACACCACTGAAGATGAGCCGATTCCTGTAAGGCCATGGGGGAGAAGCCAATCACTGCCTGCCTATGCAGACCTTATAATG GGAACCAGTGGTTCATCCTTCTGCAATAATCTAGCACATACGAGACAGAAAGTAGATGACAGCGGGTCAAGCTCAACAAAG atgGAAAGATCGGACGTGGAGGATGATCTTGAGGAATTGGACCAAAATAATGAGGAAATGGAAAAAGTGATACTGAAGAAAGATACCACTCAAAACTCAAGTCCTTTCAGTCAACTGGACTTCTACCAAGATGACCCCTTTGCTCACTGTCAGACTGACC ATGACCTCTTTAATGAAGTCCTGTTCCCTAAAACAGACTCTTCTG ATGGATTTGCTTCTGACCCGTTTAAAGGTAGTGACCCCTTTGGACAAGATATTTTGTTCCCTGACACAAATGTCATCGCTGATGAGGAAGCAGCAAATGTGGCTGATGATGCAGATGTTAGTCTGTCCTGTGGTGAAAACAAAGCCTCAACAGGAACTCAGTGCTTTGAGTCTGAGTTCCCTGGTGAAGACAGTGACATAGAACTCAGCTACAGTAGAGAGGACCTGGAGGCCATTGCAGGGGTCAGTGAAGATACTCTTGGATTTAAACCCATCCAGAGCTCATCTGACGAGTTGGGGCCAGAGCTCATTCGGGAATGGACATCACGAGGTCAGTATTCCGTAGAATCTGACCCTAATGGATATGAGTTGGACCCCAATGCTGTCTCCCCCCCCGAGGTTGAAGAATACAGACTGGGACCTCTAACTGGAGAGATTACCATGGAGGAAAAAGCAGAACTGGAAAAAG GTGTGACGTCTGGTGTAGTTGTCTCTGAGCTTGATGAACAAGGCCTGCTGGATCGAGATGTAATCTCCTCTCAGGGGGTAGAATGGGTTAACAAGACAGAACCGCAAGTCCTTGCTGATCCCCAAGACACACTTGACTCCCAGAACACCTTCATCCAGCCTGATTCAGATCAACAGTTAAGCTTTGATTTGAGCTATGAAGCAGCAAGTCAGTCTTCCTTTGACCCATATGGGTTTAAACTTAGTCCTGAGCATTCTAGCCACACCCTTTTAGACCCAGATGAAGCACAACTAAGCCCAGATCCCTCTGAGCAGGATCTGACGTTTGATCCTGAGCCTTGTTCTTCTTCTCCACCAGACCAACTGAACTTTGATCCTTATGGATTTGACATGATTTCCTCTAAAATGGTCCATGACTTTGACCCTTATGGCTTTAAGATTAACCCTGAGCAAGAGAACCAGGAGGTACTTGACGTTTGTGGCCACGAAAACAAGGAAATTGACTTTGGCAGCTATCCCAACGAGGAGCAAGTAGAACACCCAAACCATAGCAACCAGAAAACACAGGAACCTCATGAAAACCAAGAAGTACTTAGCCCTTGCAGCCACAACAAATTGCTAGAACATTGCAGCCATCAGGATATTTTAGATTTCTCTTGTCCTGAAAACCAAGAAGTTCTACAATTAGGTAGCAACAGCAACCAGGAACTTCTAGATTTCtcttatgtagaaaatcaggaAGTGCAAGTTTGTGATAGCCATGACAACTACAAGCTCCTCCATCTCAGTAGcaatgaagatgaagaaacaCCAGATATAGGTGGCCATGAAAACCAGGAGGTGCTGGAGTTGGTGAGCACAGAAGTTTTTCCTGAAGCAAACAACAACCAGTGCATCCAGGAGTCCAATTACAGCTCAGACAGCGATATGACTTCAGAAGTGTCCAACTGTCCATCCACTATGGACCTACAGGGATTGGAACTGAGCAACACCAGCATCTGCACTACTGAGACCACAAATATCAATGCCATTGACACCCTCAACACTGCTGTCGGTATCGCGTCTGCCAACCAAGACCTCACAACTTCCAACAACCCCGTCAGTCACAGTTTGTTAGAAGGTGATCTGGGTTCCGTGTTTCGGTCTGGAGGATATATCGGTTGTCCTGATGTTGCTGATGATCTAGAGCCTCTTGACAGACGGCAGGTTAACCCAGTGACGGAGCCAgtgcgaccagtcagaccagttagGCCTCCCCGGCCGTCACTCAGG GGCAAAGGAAAGGCTCAGACCCAGGCTCAGGACATCGACCTGAAGTGA